From a region of the Rhodococcus sp. 4CII genome:
- a CDS encoding IclR family transcriptional regulator — MRNDSSDPVSVRAGRDALPGSQSVRRALDLLSMVAGFDRVGGLSLAELASESGLSKPTVHRLLSELVSTGYLEQSEDRRYLLGPEAYTVGSAAERRHGLQQQALASVIRLAQVSEDAAFISVRRGTHSVCLHREEGTWPIRSHVLQAGDRYPLGVGAHGSALLAALPPQVAASVMAANAPELAQRYPELTPDRLLEQAERTRRRGGIAVNEGMVVPESWAIGIAVLDAHGEPALALSIAAISSRMGPERQARLAILLKEEAARLAPTLRTESSAI; from the coding sequence ATGCGGAACGATTCCAGTGATCCGGTGTCGGTCCGGGCCGGCCGGGACGCACTTCCGGGTTCGCAGAGTGTGCGCCGCGCCCTCGATCTGCTGTCGATGGTGGCGGGCTTCGACCGCGTCGGCGGACTGTCCCTGGCGGAGCTCGCGTCCGAGAGTGGACTCAGCAAACCGACGGTGCACCGGTTGCTGTCGGAGTTGGTCAGCACCGGCTACCTCGAGCAGTCCGAGGACAGGCGGTATCTGCTCGGCCCGGAGGCGTACACCGTCGGCAGCGCCGCCGAACGGCGGCACGGCTTGCAGCAGCAGGCCCTGGCCTCGGTGATACGGCTGGCGCAGGTCTCCGAGGACGCGGCGTTCATCTCGGTGCGCCGCGGCACCCACTCGGTGTGCCTGCACCGGGAGGAGGGAACGTGGCCGATCCGCAGTCACGTACTCCAGGCCGGTGACCGGTACCCGCTCGGAGTCGGAGCGCACGGCTCGGCCCTGCTGGCGGCCCTGCCGCCGCAGGTCGCCGCTAGTGTGATGGCGGCCAATGCACCCGAACTCGCCCAGCGCTATCCCGAACTGACCCCGGACCGGTTGCTCGAACAAGCCGAGCGGACCCGGCGGCGCGGCGGCATCGCGGTCAACGAGGGCATGGTCGTCCCCGAATCGTGGGCGATCGGAATTGCCGTCCTCGACGCCCACGGCGAACCCGCACTCGCGCTGAGCATCGCGGCCATCAGCTCCCGGATGGGACCCGAACGGCAAGCGCGGCTGGCGATCCTGCTCAAAGAAGAAGCCGCCCGCCTCGCCCCCACCCTGCGCACCGAATCTTCAGCCATCTAG
- a CDS encoding acetyl-CoA acetyltransferase encodes MRPSARRRTTDNGENMTSRTSIIGWEHSKFGRLDQPDVTALIGSVVPGALTHAQVAPDEVDGIFVGVYNNGFSDQDFQASLVSLPMPEFQHTPAMRVENACGTGSAAIYAACDFIDSGRGDVALVIGAEKMTAVDTPTAGQILLSGCYRPEESHVTGGFAGVFAGIARAYAERYGDPSAAMAAIAAKNHHNGMSNPYAQLHKDRGFEFCNSVSDKNPYVAHPLRRTDCSLISDGAVALVITSADRAQAAPRRVAFRSRAHANDFLPLSRRDPIEFAGARLAWNRALEQAATSTVDLDFIETHDCFTIAELIQYEVFGLAERGRGHEVVDEGLALPDGKLPINRSGGLKAKGHPIGATGVSMHAIAAMQLTAEAGTFQLPTADLGGVFNMGGTAVTNYASVLERW; translated from the coding sequence CTGCGGCCATCAGCTCGTCGCCGCACCACTGACAACGGAGAGAACATGACATCTCGCACCTCCATCATCGGATGGGAACACTCCAAATTCGGCAGACTCGACCAGCCCGACGTGACCGCTCTGATCGGGTCCGTCGTTCCGGGAGCGCTCACCCACGCCCAGGTGGCGCCCGACGAGGTCGACGGCATCTTCGTCGGCGTCTACAACAACGGCTTCTCCGACCAGGACTTCCAGGCGTCCCTGGTGTCCCTGCCGATGCCCGAATTCCAGCACACCCCCGCGATGCGCGTCGAAAATGCCTGTGGCACAGGAAGTGCCGCAATCTATGCGGCGTGTGACTTCATCGACTCCGGGCGCGGCGACGTCGCGCTGGTCATCGGCGCCGAGAAAATGACCGCGGTCGACACGCCCACCGCCGGGCAGATCCTGCTCTCGGGTTGCTACCGGCCCGAAGAATCGCACGTCACCGGAGGATTCGCCGGTGTCTTCGCCGGGATCGCCCGCGCCTACGCCGAACGCTACGGAGATCCGAGCGCGGCAATGGCCGCCATCGCCGCCAAGAACCATCACAACGGCATGAGCAACCCGTACGCCCAGCTGCACAAGGATCGCGGCTTCGAGTTCTGCAACAGCGTCTCCGACAAGAACCCCTACGTCGCGCATCCGCTCCGGCGCACGGACTGCTCCCTGATCTCCGACGGAGCGGTGGCGCTGGTGATCACCAGCGCCGACCGGGCGCAGGCCGCACCGCGGCGGGTGGCGTTCCGCTCCCGCGCCCACGCCAACGACTTCCTCCCGCTCTCGCGGCGCGACCCGATTGAGTTCGCCGGCGCCCGCCTGGCCTGGAACCGGGCACTCGAGCAGGCGGCGACCTCGACCGTCGACCTCGATTTCATCGAGACCCACGACTGCTTCACCATCGCCGAGCTGATCCAGTACGAGGTGTTCGGACTGGCCGAGCGCGGCCGAGGACACGAGGTGGTCGACGAGGGGCTGGCCCTGCCCGACGGCAAACTTCCCATCAATCGCTCCGGCGGCCTGAAGGCCAAGGGGCATCCGATCGGCGCCACCGGTGTGTCGATGCACGCGATCGCCGCCATGCAGCTCACCGCCGAGGCCGGCACCTTCCAACTCCCCACCGCAGATCTCGGAGGCGTATTCAACATGGGCGGTACCGCCGTCACCAACTACGCCTCCGTGCTGGAGAGGTGGTGA
- a CDS encoding AMP-binding protein, producing MNATTTLTPTLGLQRTTNLATLLTQTAARLPDRPAVIRGDTTWTWAQLDHRVNALTAAMRGHGLTAGSVVLLHSPNCMDTLTVFFATWRLGAIIVPTNCKLVPDDVVPLAETVAPDLVICHDTCQPHAQALSRYETWAIGDDRDAAQFGSAHVAELIDKHQADPASIDAPVYVGTPAWYFFTSGTSGRPKAAMLNHDQMAFVVTNHLCDLMPHLTDRDATLALAPLSHGAGVHVLTHIARGAAVVLTIGDTLDAEEAWALIDQHSVSTMFTVPTILNKLVQAAGNHDPATSSLRYVVYAGAPMTSRDQRIAIDVLGEVLVQYYGLCEVTGNITVLPPELHGKTPAPDGIGTAGYARTGMTISIQDDDGRELPAGERGEICAAGPAVFAGYLDNPEANRKAFRNGWFRTGDLGYLDASGLLYITGRASDMFISGGSNIDPREVEEKLLKHPDVEAVGVVGAPDPTWGEVGYALCVVRPGSDLTTDELATWCRSNMARYKVPKRIEFIAALPTSGYGKVTTILLKEEFIRLGLWPSEAAS from the coding sequence ATGAACGCCACCACAACGCTCACCCCGACCCTCGGCCTGCAGCGCACCACCAACCTGGCCACCCTGCTCACCCAGACCGCGGCCCGGCTGCCGGACCGGCCCGCCGTCATCCGCGGCGACACGACCTGGACGTGGGCGCAGCTCGACCACCGCGTCAACGCGCTCACCGCCGCGATGCGCGGCCACGGCCTCACCGCCGGATCGGTGGTGCTGCTGCACAGCCCCAACTGCATGGACACACTCACCGTCTTCTTCGCCACCTGGCGACTCGGCGCGATCATCGTCCCCACCAACTGCAAACTGGTGCCCGACGACGTCGTCCCCCTCGCCGAGACCGTGGCACCCGACCTGGTCATCTGCCACGACACCTGCCAGCCCCACGCGCAGGCCCTGAGCCGGTACGAGACCTGGGCGATCGGCGACGACCGCGACGCCGCACAGTTCGGCAGCGCCCACGTCGCCGAACTGATCGACAAGCATCAGGCCGACCCAGCCAGCATCGACGCACCGGTCTACGTCGGAACACCGGCCTGGTACTTCTTCACCTCCGGGACCAGCGGACGGCCGAAGGCCGCGATGCTCAACCACGACCAGATGGCGTTCGTGGTCACCAACCACCTGTGCGATCTGATGCCGCACCTGACCGACCGCGACGCCACCCTCGCGCTGGCGCCGCTCTCCCACGGGGCCGGGGTCCACGTCCTGACACACATCGCCCGCGGCGCCGCGGTCGTGCTGACGATCGGTGACACCCTCGACGCCGAGGAGGCGTGGGCGCTGATCGACCAGCACTCCGTGTCGACGATGTTCACCGTCCCGACCATCCTCAACAAGCTCGTCCAGGCCGCCGGCAACCACGATCCGGCCACCAGTAGCCTGCGCTACGTCGTCTACGCGGGTGCCCCGATGACCTCGCGTGACCAGCGGATCGCCATCGACGTCCTCGGTGAGGTCCTGGTCCAGTACTACGGCCTGTGCGAGGTCACCGGAAACATCACCGTCCTGCCCCCCGAGCTGCATGGGAAGACACCCGCACCCGACGGCATCGGCACCGCCGGCTACGCCCGCACCGGGATGACCATCAGCATCCAGGATGACGACGGCCGCGAACTGCCCGCCGGGGAGCGCGGCGAGATCTGCGCTGCCGGGCCGGCCGTGTTCGCGGGATACCTCGACAATCCCGAGGCCAACCGGAAAGCCTTCCGCAACGGCTGGTTCCGCACCGGCGACCTCGGCTACCTCGATGCGTCCGGGCTGCTGTACATCACCGGGCGCGCCTCGGACATGTTCATCTCCGGTGGCTCCAACATCGACCCCCGCGAGGTGGAAGAGAAGCTGCTCAAGCATCCGGATGTCGAGGCGGTCGGTGTCGTCGGCGCCCCCGACCCGACCTGGGGCGAAGTCGGATACGCCCTCTGCGTCGTCCGCCCGGGATCGGACCTGACCACCGACGAGCTGGCGACCTGGTGTCGATCGAACATGGCCCGATACAAGGTGCCCAAGCGGATCGAATTCATCGCGGCACTGCCCACCTCCGGATACGGAAAGGTCACCACCATCCTGCTCAAGGAGGAGTTCATCCGGTTGGGTCTGTGGCCGAGCGAGGCCGCCTCGTGA
- a CDS encoding PCC domain-containing protein — translation MSAPHTSLLMGVPQLEHPGPPAARRVDAYPATLHHLDTELPAGRSLLPALHDAVFERGFTSAFGELRGGGFTEFDYYIPSICHAGTSVATFSEPRRGHGPAAFVRGGVTIGKRDGKVFAHCHAMFVGADGIMRAGHLIPDSVLLGAGVRADLYATADVAMTVTPDPEINFPVFQPQPVHETTTTHEGGLRSVVARIHPNVDIVAAVEHLAETHRFDTAIVRGKVGSFVGATLTQGDHVITAPGPATEVMYLDGAVTPDADGRPRAELSCAAVGIDGNVYTGSVVRGRNPVAMTFELALSEPDRTIQ, via the coding sequence GTGAGCGCCCCCCACACCTCGCTGCTGATGGGTGTGCCGCAACTCGAGCACCCGGGACCGCCCGCCGCGCGGCGCGTGGATGCGTATCCTGCCACCCTGCATCACCTCGACACCGAGCTCCCCGCGGGCCGGTCGTTGCTCCCGGCCCTGCACGACGCCGTGTTCGAACGCGGATTCACCAGTGCCTTCGGGGAACTGCGCGGGGGAGGGTTCACCGAATTCGACTACTACATTCCCTCGATCTGCCACGCCGGCACGAGTGTGGCCACCTTCAGCGAGCCCCGGCGCGGACACGGACCCGCGGCGTTCGTCCGGGGTGGGGTGACCATCGGCAAGCGCGACGGGAAGGTCTTCGCGCACTGCCACGCCATGTTCGTCGGCGCCGACGGCATCATGCGCGCCGGGCACCTCATTCCGGACTCGGTGCTGCTCGGCGCCGGTGTGCGGGCCGACCTGTACGCCACCGCCGACGTCGCCATGACGGTAACCCCGGACCCGGAGATCAACTTCCCGGTGTTCCAACCACAACCGGTCCACGAAACCACCACCACCCACGAGGGTGGGCTGCGCTCGGTGGTGGCCCGCATCCACCCCAACGTCGACATCGTCGCCGCCGTCGAGCACCTCGCCGAAACCCACCGGTTCGACACCGCGATCGTGCGCGGCAAGGTCGGCTCCTTCGTCGGCGCGACCCTCACCCAGGGCGATCACGTCATTACCGCACCCGGGCCCGCCACCGAAGTGATGTACCTCGACGGGGCGGTCACACCCGACGCCGACGGCCGACCACGTGCCGAGTTGTCCTGCGCTGCAGTGGGAATCGACGGAAACGTGTACACGGGGTCGGTGGTGCGCGGCCGCAACCCGGTCGCCATGACCTTCGAGCTTGCCCTGTCCGAACCAGATAGGACCATCCAGTGA
- a CDS encoding SDR family NAD(P)-dependent oxidoreductase: MIDILRQTTPPRDSGDASLDGKVALLFGAGTAPDGWSNGGAAALTYARAGATVICGDIDAAAATRVADAITADGGTATALQVDVTTEDSVAAAVATVIDQHHRVDIVHNNVGVTRMGDPVSLSTEDWRRALDINLTSVFHSCKYVLPHMREAKTGSIINISSLAAIRHTGLPYSSYYATKAAVNHLTSTLAVDEAAHGIRINAIMPGLIDSPLIYRQIAGQYADADEMVAARNAIAPIGRMGTVWELAAASRFLASDAASYITGVCLAVDGGLGTRCIA, from the coding sequence GTGATCGACATCCTCCGACAGACCACCCCGCCGCGGGACAGCGGTGACGCATCCCTCGACGGGAAGGTCGCCCTGCTGTTCGGTGCGGGCACCGCACCCGACGGGTGGAGCAACGGCGGCGCCGCCGCGCTGACCTACGCCCGCGCCGGCGCCACCGTCATCTGCGGCGACATCGACGCCGCGGCCGCGACCCGCGTCGCGGACGCCATCACCGCCGACGGCGGCACGGCGACCGCACTGCAGGTCGACGTCACCACCGAAGACTCCGTGGCCGCCGCCGTCGCCACGGTGATCGACCAGCATCACCGTGTCGACATCGTGCACAACAACGTCGGCGTGACCAGGATGGGAGATCCCGTCAGCCTCTCCACTGAGGACTGGCGCCGCGCGCTCGACATCAACCTCACCAGCGTCTTCCACTCCTGTAAATACGTGCTACCGCACATGCGCGAGGCCAAAACAGGGTCCATCATCAACATCTCGTCACTTGCCGCCATCCGCCACACCGGACTGCCCTACAGCTCCTACTACGCGACGAAGGCAGCGGTCAACCATCTGACCAGCACACTCGCCGTCGACGAAGCCGCCCACGGTATCCGAATCAACGCCATCATGCCGGGACTGATCGACAGTCCACTGATCTACCGCCAGATCGCCGGCCAGTACGCCGACGCGGACGAGATGGTCGCCGCCCGCAACGCGATCGCCCCCATCGGCCGCATGGGCACCGTCTGGGAACTCGCCGCCGCCTCCCGCTTCCTGGCCAGCGACGCCGCCAGCTACATCACCGGCGTCTGCCTGGCAGTCGACGGCGGACTCGGAACGCGGTGCATCGCATGA
- a CDS encoding FAD-binding oxidoreductase, whose protein sequence is MTDTLTAAAASTALLDALPTSCTTTDPAILETYSRDQASWATHGTPIALVRPTTKDEVQQTVRACYEHHVPVVARGAGTGLAGAANAVDGAVVISFEKMNRIKTIDTLERFAVVEPGVVNDDLRAACATEGLWYPPDPASSSWSTLGGNVATNAGGLCCVKYGVTRDYVLALEIVTGTGELTTVGRRTAKGVAGYDLVGLLTGSEGTLAIVTEITVRLRPLQAPPTTIVGSFDSTVDAGNAVRAVARAGLTPAALELMDRHCLEAIDQWKKMDLSTDANVLLLARTDTPGDTGAEEADAIAECFTSAGATWAMRSSDHDEAEALFAARKLAYPAVERLGNVLTEDVCVPKDQLPAMLAAVEDIAHRNDTLVATIAHAGDGNLHPLIVTTPGDTDQEARAHRAFEEIMDVALDLGGTITGEHGIGTLKMSGLTRELPLPVQAMQTAIKNALDPRGILNPGKVLE, encoded by the coding sequence ATGACCGACACCCTGACCGCCGCCGCGGCATCCACCGCACTACTCGACGCCCTCCCCACGAGTTGCACCACGACCGACCCCGCCATCCTCGAAACGTACTCGCGGGATCAGGCCAGCTGGGCGACCCACGGCACCCCCATCGCACTCGTCCGCCCCACCACCAAAGACGAAGTGCAACAGACGGTGCGCGCCTGCTACGAGCACCACGTGCCCGTCGTCGCCCGCGGCGCCGGCACCGGTCTCGCCGGAGCGGCGAACGCCGTCGACGGTGCAGTCGTGATCTCGTTCGAGAAGATGAACCGCATCAAGACGATCGACACTCTCGAACGCTTTGCCGTCGTCGAACCCGGTGTCGTCAACGACGACCTGCGGGCCGCCTGCGCCACCGAAGGGCTCTGGTACCCACCCGACCCCGCGAGCTCTTCCTGGTCCACCCTCGGTGGGAACGTCGCCACCAACGCAGGCGGCCTGTGCTGCGTCAAGTACGGCGTCACCCGGGACTATGTGCTGGCCCTCGAAATCGTCACCGGAACTGGCGAACTCACCACCGTCGGCCGCCGTACCGCGAAGGGCGTCGCAGGGTACGACCTGGTCGGACTCCTCACCGGGTCCGAGGGCACCCTCGCTATCGTCACCGAGATCACCGTCCGCCTGCGCCCCCTGCAAGCGCCGCCCACCACGATCGTCGGTTCCTTCGACTCCACAGTCGACGCTGGAAACGCCGTCCGCGCCGTCGCCCGCGCCGGACTCACGCCGGCAGCCCTCGAACTCATGGACCGCCACTGCCTCGAAGCGATCGACCAGTGGAAAAAGATGGACCTGTCCACCGACGCCAACGTCCTGCTCCTCGCCCGCACCGACACCCCCGGAGACACCGGTGCCGAGGAGGCCGATGCCATCGCGGAGTGCTTCACCAGCGCCGGCGCCACCTGGGCGATGCGCTCGAGCGATCACGACGAGGCCGAAGCTCTGTTCGCCGCCCGCAAACTCGCCTACCCCGCCGTCGAACGACTCGGCAACGTCCTCACCGAAGACGTCTGCGTCCCGAAAGACCAGCTGCCCGCCATGCTCGCCGCGGTCGAGGACATCGCTCACCGCAACGACACCCTCGTCGCGACCATCGCCCACGCCGGCGACGGCAACCTGCACCCGCTCATCGTCACCACCCCCGGTGACACCGACCAGGAAGCCCGCGCCCACCGGGCGTTCGAGGAGATCATGGACGTGGCACTCGACCTCGGCGGCACCATCACCGGCGAGCACGGCATCGGCACACTCAAAATGAGTGGCCTCACCCGGGAACTGCCCCTGCCGGTGCAGGCAATGCAGACCGCCATCAAAAACGCCCTCGAC